Part of the Sinomonas atrocyanea genome is shown below.
TGCGAGCGGGAGCTCCAGGCCGCCGGCACCGGGGCGTTCCGGGTCCGCGCGGCCGGCCCGGCGGGGGAGGCCGATGAGTCCGCCGCGAGCGGCCCGGCTGCCGTGCCGTTCACGTCCCAGGAGGAGGCCGTCGCGCGGCTCGTGGCCGCCGGGCGGAGCAACCGCGAGGCCGCGCGGGAGCTCTTCGTCTCCGTCAAGACCGTGCAGTACCACCTCACCCGCATCTACGCGAAGCTGGGGATCGCGTCGAGGTCGGAGCTCGCAGCGGTCTACCGGTCCGGGGTCACGAGCGGGATTGATATCCCCTAGCTCTTGATAGGGCTCGTTTGGGTATTTCCCTCGACACAACCGCGAGCCTAAGGTGAAACGGACAGCGGCCGGAGCGGGCTGCGGCCGACCACCAGGAGGACCGATGGAGACCAGGCACCTGCGCTACTTCATCGCCGTCGCCGAGGAGCGCCACTTCGGCCGCGCCGCCCAGCGCCTCCACATGGCCCAGCCCCCGCTGTCGCAGCAGATCAGGCAGCTCGAGGAGCAGCTGGGCACCCAGCTGTTCGAGCGCACCACCCGCAGAGTAGAGCTCACCCCCGCCGGCGAGCTCCTCCTCGACCGCGGCCGCCGCATCCTGCGGGACCTCGAGGAACTGGAATCGGACGTCGCCGAGGTGGGCGCGGGTGCCGCCGGGGTGATCAGGATCGGGCTCTCCGGTTCCGCGACCTACCGCCTGCTGCCCGCCCTCGTGAAGAGGGCCCGCACCGAGCTGCCGGGCCTCAAGCTCAGCGTGCACGGCGAGATGCTCACCCCGCACATGGTCGCCGGGCTCGAGGAGGGGAGCCTCGACGTCGCGGTGCTCCGGCCGCCGGTGGACTCGCCCGAGGTGGCCCTCGCCCCGCTCGAGCAGGACCGCCTCGTCGCGGCGCTGCCCGCCGGCTCGCCGTGGGCCGACCGCACCGAGCTCGACCTCCGCGACCTCGCGGACGAGCCGTTCGTCGGCTACCCGGCGGACTCCGTGGTCACCCGGATCTTCCGCGAGGCCTGCCGCGCCGAGGGCTTCACGCCCCGGGTGGTGCAGGAGGCCGCCGAGACCTCCACCCTCCTCTCCCTCGTCGCCGCCGGCATGGGGACGGCGCTCGTGCCCATGGCCTCGCGCATCCTCTCGATCGAGGGCATCGTCTTCCGCCCGCTCGCGCACCCGCCCGCCGTCGACCTCGCCGTCGCCTGGCGCGCAGGCGAGGAGACGCCGCTCGTGCGGCGGTTCCTCGAACTGTTCGACACCGTCCCGGCACCCGGGCGGGCTCCCCGCGGGACCCGGCCCCTCGCCGTCGTCCGCCCACCCCTTGCCCAGGAGGCCGCGCGTGAAGATTGAGCGCATCGAAGCGATCCCCTACGCGATCCCGTACACCCACCCGCTGAGGTTCGCGAGCGGGGAGGTGCACGCCGCGGAGCACGTGCTGGTCCGGATCCACACGGACGAGGGGGCCGTGGGCATCGCCGACGCCCCGCCGCGGCCGTACACGTACGGGGAGACGCAGGAGTCCATCATCGCCGTGGTGCGCGACCTGTTCGCCCCGCAGCTGGTGGGCCTCGACCCGCTCGACCGCGAGAAGGCCCAGCGGATCATGGGCCGCACGGTCCACAACGCGACCGCCAAGGGCGCGATCGACATCGCCCTGTGGGACCTCGTGGGGAAGGCCCTCGCGGTGCCCGTGCACCGGCTCCTCGGCGGGTACGCCGAGGGCATGCGCGTGGCGCACATGCTCGGCTTCCGGCCCGCGCCGGAGCTGCTCGAGGAGGCCCTCCGCTTCCGTGAGCAGTACGGGGTCACCACCTTCAAGCTCAAGACCGGCCGGCGGCCGCTGGCCCTCGACGTCGAGGCGGCGCGGGTCCTGCGCGAGGGCCTCGGCGACGAGGCCGAGATCTACCTCGACGCCAACCGGGGCTGGAGCGCCAACGAGGCCCTGGAGGTGCTGCGCCGTACCGAGGGCCTGGGCCTGTGCGCCCTCGAGGAGCCCTGCGACGCGGCGGAGGCGATGGGCCGCCGGCGGCTCGTGCAGCACTCGCCGATCCCGATCGTGGGCGACGAGTCGGTGCCCACCCCGGGCGACGTCTCCCGCGAGCTCCTCTCCGGCGGCTGCACCGCGGTCTGCATCAAGACCGCCCGCAGCGGCTTCACCCAGGCCGCCGAGATCCTCGGCCTGTGCACCGGGCTCGGGGTGGACGTGACCATGGGCAACCAGATCGACACCCAGATCGGGTCGCTCGCGACCGTCACCTTCGGAGCCGCCCACGAGGCGAGCCAGCGCCGCGCCGGAGAGCTCTCCAACTTCCTCGACATGGCCGACGACCTCCTCGCCGAGCCGCTCGAGATCCGCGACGGCGCCCTGCGCGCCCGCGAGGCGCCCGGCGTGGGCGCCGAGATCGATGAGGCCAAGCTGGGCCGCTACCGCCAAGATTCCTAGGGGGATCCCGATGCTGTACCTGGTCCGCATGGACGTCCGCCTGCCCGCGGACATGCCGCCCGCGCAGGCGGCGGAGATCAAGTCCCGCGAGAAGGCCTATTCCCAGTCGCTCCAGCGGGACGGGCGCTGGCCGCACCTGTGGCGCGTCGCCGGGGAGTACGCGAACTATTCTGTCTTCGACGTCGAGGGCCACGACGAGCTGCACGAGCTCCTCTCGAGCCTGCCGCTCTTCCCCTACATGGACATCGACGTGACGCCGCTGGCGCGCCACCCCTCCGCGATCGCCTGAAACTTGTAGTGCCGCAAGCTTTGCGGACCCGCAAGGGGAGGGCGGATACTGGAGCGATGGAGAAGACCGGGTTCCGCACGCGCCGCGACCAGGTGGACGCCGTGATGCGCGCCGCCGACGTCCTGCTGCGCGTCGCCGCGACCTCGGTGGTGGAGGTCGAGGACCTGGTCACCACCCCCCAGCTGCGCGTCCTCGTGTTCCTCAGCTTCCGCGGCCCGCAGAACCTCGGGGCGGTGGCGCGCGAGCTCGGGGTGCACGCCTCGAACGCGACCCGCACGTGCGATCGGCTCGTCGCCGCCGGCTTCGTGAGCCGCCGGGACGATCCCGCGGACCGGCGGTTCCTCCAGCTGGACCTCACCCCCAGGGGGCGGGAGCTCGTGGAGACCGTGATCGAGCACCGCCGGCGCGCCATCGCGGACGTGATCAGCAACGTGCCCGCGGACTCGCGGGAGGCGGTCGCCACGGCGATGGCCGCGTTCGCCGACGCCGGCGGCGGGCTGGGCACGGAGGACGGCCGGTTCACGCTCGGCCTCGGCGGCTGAGCGGCCGCCCTTCCCGCGCCGCACCTGCGCCTCAGCGGCCCCTCAGCGCAGCTCACCGGCCGCGAACACGAGTGCGATCGCGGCGTTGACGGCCGCGGCCCGGCGCCGCCGCGGATCGGCCCCCGCCAGCGCCGCCATCGTGACGGCGTGGATGACGTCGACTCCGCCCCCGAGCCGGTGGAGCGTGCGGCCGCCGCGGGCGGTCACGAGGGCCTGGACCAGGTGCCGGCCCCCGAGGACGCGGATGACCCTCCTCGCGCGCTCGTCCGGGGCGTGGCCGAGGAGCAGCCGCTCCACCGCCCCCGGAGCGAGCAGCTCGGTGACGCCGTACGCGGCCCGGACCGTCTCGAGCGGCCTCACCGGGTCCCCCGCACGAGGGCGCTGATCGCCGCGGCAGTCCCGACCAGGACCGCCCCCGCCACGGCCGCCACCGCGCCGTGGTGCTGGGACGCGACGAGCTGGAGGCTGCGCGGGGAGGACTTCGCATCGAACACCCCGTGCGCGCCGAAGTCCCGCTCGGTGTCCGCAGGCTCCCAGAGGTTCTCCGGCTGGTCTGGGTCGCGCGGGTCCGAGGTCTGCTGGGCCTTGAAGCCGGTCTTGGCCAGGTACCGGTCGAGGATCCCGGGCGCGACGGCGTTGGCGATGAGGGTGGCCGCGGTGCTCCCGCCCACCCAGTACTCGCGCCGCTCGGGGTGCGCGGCGGCGTGGAAGACCCCCCGGGCGGCGACCTCGGGCTGGTAGATGGGCGGCACCGGCTGGGCGTGGTTCGGCAGGCGGGAGAGCACCCACGAGAACTGCGGCGTGTTCACCGCCGGCATCTGCACCATGGTGGTCCGGATGCCGCTGCGCTCGTGGAGCAGCTCCGTCCGCAGGGCCTCGTTGAAGCCCTGGATGGCGTGCTTGGCCCCGCAGTAGGCCGTCTGGAGGGGGATGCCCCGGTAGGCCAGGGCCGAGCCGACCTGCACGATCGTCCCCCGGTTCCTCGGGCGCATCCGGCGCAGGGCGGACATGGTGCCGTACACGAAGCCGAGATAGCTGACCTCGGTGACCCTCTTGTACTCCTCCGGGGCGATCTCGTGGAAGCGGGAGAACACCGAGGTGAAGGCCACGTTGACCCACACGTCGATCGGCCCGAGCTCCCGCTCGACCCGCTCGGCGGCCGCGTCCAGGGCCTCGTGGTCGGCGACGTCCACCGGGATCGGCAGGGCCGTCCCGCCGGCGGCCTCGACGTCTGCGGCTGCCGCGGCGAGACCCTCCTCGCCGCGCGCGAGGAGGGCGACGGCGTCGCCCGCCTTCCCGAAGGCGATCGCCGAGGCGCGGCCGATCCCTCCGCTCGCCCCGGTGACGACGACGATGCGGCGTGCTGTTCCCATCTGGACTCCTCCTTCGGTTCTGGCGGTGCTGGTCCTTCGGTTCCGGCGCTGCTGGCGCGGCCTCCCGTCAGCCCGCGTGCGGTTCAATCCCCCAGGTGGCGGTGTGGGCGTCTCCCGGGGCCAGGGTGATGAGCCCGTCGCCGGAATTGAAGGCGTCCGGGGCGCACGTCATCGGCTCGACGCCGAGCCCCGTGCGGCGCCTGTCCTTCTGGGGCAGGGTGTCCCCGGTGAAGATCTCGAAGTACGGGTAGGCCTCGTCGGCCCAGAGGGCGATCTCGGGCGAGCCGTCGGGATGGGCGAGCCGGACGCGCGCGCGGCCGTCGTCGTCGCGCGCGAGGTCGGTGTAGGTCACGTCGATCTTGCGCGTGCCGAGGGGCTGCAGGTGGCGCAGGTCGTACTGCGTGCCCTCCACCGGCTCGCGCCCGGTCGGGATGCCCTCGTCGTCGACCGGGAGGTACACGCTGCCGGGGACGTGCGCCAGGGCGCCGTCGATCACCCGCGTGCCGACCGTGAGGTAGGGGTGGGCGCCCGTTCCGAAGGGGCAGGCCGTGCTGCTGCGGTTCACCACCGTGGTGCGCACCGAGAGGCCGGTGGCGTCCAGCCTGTACTCGAGGCGGCACGAGAGGACCCAGGGCCAGCCCTGGCACGCGTGCTGGGTGTGGACGAGGCTCAGGTAGTCCTCCGCCTGCTGCTCCACCTCCCAGTTCGCCCACCGGGTCAGGCCGTGGATCGCCCCGCCCTTCGAGGGCTCGCTGAGGTCCAGCTGCTCGGTGCGGCCATGCCAGCTGTAGCGCCCATGCCGGATGCGGTTGGGCCACGGGATGAGGGACTGGCCGCGGGCGCCGGTGCACATCTCGTCCTCGCCGTAGCCGTCCAGGAGGTCGCGCCCGTCCACGGTGTAGCGGCGCAGGGCACCGCCGACTTCGGTGATGAGGGCGCGCTGGCCCGCGAAGGTGAGGGCGAACTGCTGCCCGGAGGGCGGCACAGCGCCCTGGCCCGCGGGGGTGCCTTCTCCTGCCTCCATGCTCCTGCTCCCTTCCGCTCGGGTGCTCCGGCGGGCGAACCCTTGCCCGGTGCAGTGGCAATCGTTGCGTACCCGCAACGGACCATGGCGAAACACCGGGGGCCGAGCGCCTCCCGCCGCGGGCGCCGATCATTGCGTCAGCGCAATGATTGCCCTAGCCTGCTGCCATGGTCGCCGGTGCCGAGGAATTCCCGCCCCACGTGCTGCGCGAGTACGCCATGCTGGCCGACGGGGAGCGCG
Proteins encoded:
- a CDS encoding LysR substrate-binding domain-containing protein, which gives rise to METRHLRYFIAVAEERHFGRAAQRLHMAQPPLSQQIRQLEEQLGTQLFERTTRRVELTPAGELLLDRGRRILRDLEELESDVAEVGAGAAGVIRIGLSGSATYRLLPALVKRARTELPGLKLSVHGEMLTPHMVAGLEEGSLDVAVLRPPVDSPEVALAPLEQDRLVAALPAGSPWADRTELDLRDLADEPFVGYPADSVVTRIFREACRAEGFTPRVVQEAAETSTLLSLVAAGMGTALVPMASRILSIEGIVFRPLAHPPAVDLAVAWRAGEETPLVRRFLELFDTVPAPGRAPRGTRPLAVVRPPLAQEAARED
- the catC gene encoding muconolactone Delta-isomerase, with product MLYLVRMDVRLPADMPPAQAAEIKSREKAYSQSLQRDGRWPHLWRVAGEYANYSVFDVEGHDELHELLSSLPLFPYMDIDVTPLARHPSAIA
- a CDS encoding MarR family transcriptional regulator, with the translated sequence MEKTGFRTRRDQVDAVMRAADVLLRVAATSVVEVEDLVTTPQLRVLVFLSFRGPQNLGAVARELGVHASNATRTCDRLVAAGFVSRRDDPADRRFLQLDLTPRGRELVETVIEHRRRAIADVISNVPADSREAVATAMAAFADAGGGLGTEDGRFTLGLGG
- a CDS encoding aldose 1-epimerase family protein, translating into MEAGEGTPAGQGAVPPSGQQFALTFAGQRALITEVGGALRRYTVDGRDLLDGYGEDEMCTGARGQSLIPWPNRIRHGRYSWHGRTEQLDLSEPSKGGAIHGLTRWANWEVEQQAEDYLSLVHTQHACQGWPWVLSCRLEYRLDATGLSVRTTVVNRSSTACPFGTGAHPYLTVGTRVIDGALAHVPGSVYLPVDDEGIPTGREPVEGTQYDLRHLQPLGTRKIDVTYTDLARDDDGRARVRLAHPDGSPEIALWADEAYPYFEIFTGDTLPQKDRRRTGLGVEPMTCAPDAFNSGDGLITLAPGDAHTATWGIEPHAG
- a CDS encoding SDR family oxidoreductase, with translation MGTARRIVVVTGASGGIGRASAIAFGKAGDAVALLARGEEGLAAAAADVEAAGGTALPIPVDVADHEALDAAAERVERELGPIDVWVNVAFTSVFSRFHEIAPEEYKRVTEVSYLGFVYGTMSALRRMRPRNRGTIVQVGSALAYRGIPLQTAYCGAKHAIQGFNEALRTELLHERSGIRTTMVQMPAVNTPQFSWVLSRLPNHAQPVPPIYQPEVAARGVFHAAAHPERREYWVGGSTAATLIANAVAPGILDRYLAKTGFKAQQTSDPRDPDQPENLWEPADTERDFGAHGVFDAKSSPRSLQLVASQHHGAVAAVAGAVLVGTAAAISALVRGTR
- a CDS encoding mandelate racemase/muconate lactonizing enzyme family protein, whose amino-acid sequence is MKIERIEAIPYAIPYTHPLRFASGEVHAAEHVLVRIHTDEGAVGIADAPPRPYTYGETQESIIAVVRDLFAPQLVGLDPLDREKAQRIMGRTVHNATAKGAIDIALWDLVGKALAVPVHRLLGGYAEGMRVAHMLGFRPAPELLEEALRFREQYGVTTFKLKTGRRPLALDVEAARVLREGLGDEAEIYLDANRGWSANEALEVLRRTEGLGLCALEEPCDAAEAMGRRRLVQHSPIPIVGDESVPTPGDVSRELLSGGCTAVCIKTARSGFTQAAEILGLCTGLGVDVTMGNQIDTQIGSLATVTFGAAHEASQRRAGELSNFLDMADDLLAEPLEIRDGALRAREAPGVGAEIDEAKLGRYRQDS